One region of Chryseobacterium sp. SORGH_AS_0447 genomic DNA includes:
- a CDS encoding fasciclin domain-containing protein, translating into MNTKSKITALGMVILSFAFSGTATAQQMKEKTVMVGGAPMYPSKNIIENAVNSKDHKTLVAAVKAAGLVETLQGSGPFTVFAPTDAAFAKLPKGTVSNLVKPENKATLTKILTYHVLPGRYSAKQIWAEVKAGNGKAMMKTVEGEELTFWTKGKNLYVRDSKGNDAKVTIADVNQSNGVIHVIDTVLMP; encoded by the coding sequence ATGAACACAAAATCAAAAATCACAGCTTTAGGAATGGTAATCCTTTCTTTCGCTTTCAGCGGAACGGCTACAGCGCAGCAGATGAAAGAAAAAACGGTAATGGTGGGCGGTGCTCCGATGTATCCTTCTAAGAACATTATTGAAAATGCAGTAAATTCCAAAGATCATAAAACATTGGTAGCGGCGGTAAAAGCAGCAGGATTGGTAGAGACATTGCAAGGTTCAGGACCTTTCACGGTATTTGCTCCAACGGATGCAGCTTTCGCAAAACTTCCGAAAGGTACCGTAAGCAATCTGGTAAAACCAGAAAACAAAGCGACGCTTACAAAAATCTTAACGTATCATGTTCTTCCGGGAAGATACAGTGCTAAGCAGATCTGGGCAGAAGTAAAAGCCGGTAACGGTAAAGCCATGATGAAGACGGTAGAAGGTGAAGAACTTACGTTCTGGACAAAAGGCAAAAATCTCTATGTAAGAGATTCCAAAGGAAATGACGCAAAAGTAACGATTGCTGATGTAAATCAGTCAAATGGTGTTATTCATGTAATAGACACGGTGTTGATGCCGTAA
- a CDS encoding ferritin-like domain-containing protein — MKKTINVSNQGATLDTGRRNFLKLSGVGLAMAGLTFIGCEDKDFEFVDVNVFDLGKGDVGILNYAYALEQLEADFYTKVVNNFYSGISNAEKEIFTDLYHHEVVHRDFFKAAISGATSNVLPTLEFQYPNVNFNDRNSVLATAKALEDTGVAAYNGAGKYITNPDYLVIAGKIVSVEARHASAIRNLINPGTAAFSGDDVIDSNGLDLAKEPKDIVSVAGGFIKTPFTWKEQGIG, encoded by the coding sequence ATGAAAAAAACTATTAATGTGTCTAACCAGGGAGCTACCCTGGATACAGGCAGAAGAAATTTTTTGAAGCTGAGCGGTGTAGGTCTGGCAATGGCAGGTCTTACCTTTATCGGTTGTGAAGATAAGGATTTCGAATTCGTAGACGTAAATGTTTTCGATCTTGGAAAAGGAGACGTAGGGATCCTGAATTATGCCTACGCATTGGAACAGTTGGAAGCTGATTTCTATACAAAAGTGGTTAACAATTTCTATTCAGGAATTTCAAATGCTGAAAAAGAGATCTTTACCGATCTTTATCATCACGAAGTAGTCCACAGAGACTTCTTTAAGGCAGCGATCAGCGGTGCAACATCTAATGTATTGCCGACTCTTGAGTTCCAGTATCCGAATGTAAACTTTAACGACAGAAATTCCGTACTGGCAACAGCAAAAGCGCTTGAAGATACAGGTGTCGCAGCTTACAACGGTGCCGGAAAGTACATCACCAACCCTGATTATCTTGTAATTGCCGGGAAAATTGTTTCTGTAGAAGCCAGACACGCTTCTGCAATCAGAAACCTGATCAACCCGGGAACGGCAGCATTTTCAGGAGACGATGTGATTGATTCAAACGGACTGGATCTTGCTAAAGAGCCGAAGGATATCGTATCGGTAGCAGGAGGATTTATCAAAACGCCTTTCACTTGGAAAGAGCAGGGAATCGGTTAA
- a CDS encoding ferritin-like domain-containing protein: MNILKLLDKLSDDKFFTTETSRLETLTNISSFGKKAAVAALPLGLGTLMSTPAKAETVDTQKNAAYFKSALTDALQLALVLEYLEDEYYRIGLNVAGLIPSSDRTVFQQISKHETAHVAFLKNTLTSLGTTPGAKPTFDFTAQGNFTPFTNYSQFLILAQAFEDTGVRAYKGQAGNVMSNKTVLQAALQIHSVEARHASQVRRMRANKGWIELANGGNMPAATNPVYAGEDNVTQAGFNTSTLFGAAAGSAAYDEILSGSDAQAIASLFIV; the protein is encoded by the coding sequence ATGAACATTCTTAAACTATTAGATAAGCTTTCTGACGATAAATTTTTCACTACAGAAACATCAAGATTAGAAACCCTTACGAATATTTCATCATTCGGAAAAAAAGCGGCTGTGGCTGCACTTCCGCTTGGACTTGGTACTTTAATGAGTACACCGGCAAAAGCGGAAACCGTAGATACCCAGAAAAATGCAGCATATTTTAAAAGTGCATTGACGGATGCTTTACAATTGGCATTGGTACTGGAATATCTGGAAGATGAATATTACAGAATAGGATTGAACGTTGCAGGATTAATCCCAAGTTCTGACAGAACGGTTTTCCAACAAATTTCAAAGCACGAGACGGCTCACGTAGCATTTCTAAAAAATACACTGACTTCTTTAGGAACAACACCTGGAGCCAAACCGACCTTCGACTTTACGGCACAAGGAAATTTTACTCCTTTTACTAATTATAGCCAATTCTTAATTCTTGCTCAGGCATTTGAAGATACCGGTGTAAGAGCTTATAAAGGGCAGGCAGGAAACGTAATGTCTAATAAAACCGTATTGCAGGCTGCTTTGCAGATCCACTCCGTAGAAGCAAGACATGCTTCACAGGTAAGGAGAATGAGAGCGAATAAAGGTTGGATCGAACTAGCCAACGGAGGCAATATGCCTGCGGCAACCAATCCGGTATATGCTGGGGAAGATAATGTAACCCAGGCCGGTTTCAACACCAGTACTTTGTTCGGAGCAGCAGCCGGTTCTGCAGCATACGACGAAATTTTAAGTGGTAGCGACGCTCAGGCGATTGCATCTTTGTTCATCGTTTAA
- a CDS encoding DUF421 domain-containing protein, with translation MLSEFLLEFDWKELLLGQEEWPFILEIVIRTVIMFITIVVGLRVLGKRGVKQLSIFELVVIIGLGSAAGDPMFYKEVGVVSSIIVFAVIICLYTVITYLIAKNKKFEELIEGKCICLIDDGEFSIENFKKENLGSDEFFAELRLNGVSHLGQVEKAIEESSGEISVFFFEDEKVKYGLPTMPGSLENPLKTIPKKGYYSCTFCGYTEEKQPGNAGSCKKCGKINWVSASNRLRVT, from the coding sequence ATGCTGTCCGAATTTCTCTTAGAATTTGACTGGAAAGAATTATTGTTGGGCCAGGAAGAATGGCCCTTTATTCTTGAAATCGTCATCCGTACCGTAATCATGTTCATTACAATTGTAGTCGGACTCCGTGTTTTAGGGAAAAGGGGAGTGAAACAATTGTCCATCTTCGAGTTGGTAGTAATTATCGGTCTGGGGTCAGCTGCAGGAGATCCGATGTTTTACAAAGAAGTAGGAGTTGTTTCATCAATTATTGTTTTTGCCGTAATCATCTGCTTATATACCGTTATCACATATTTAATTGCAAAAAACAAAAAATTTGAAGAGTTAATCGAAGGCAAATGCATCTGTCTGATCGATGACGGCGAATTTTCAATTGAAAACTTTAAAAAAGAAAATCTGGGAAGCGACGAATTTTTTGCCGAACTCAGATTAAACGGCGTGTCTCATTTAGGACAGGTTGAAAAAGCTATTGAAGAAAGCTCCGGAGAGATCAGCGTGTTCTTTTTTGAAGACGAAAAAGTGAAATACGGGCTTCCGACAATGCCGGGATCTTTGGAAAATCCTCTGAAAACTATTCCCAAAAAAGGATACTATTCCTGTACATTTTGCGGCTATACTGAAGAGAAGCAACCGGGAAATGCAGGCTCATGCAAAAAGTGCGGTAAAATAAACTGGGTTTCGGCGAGTAACCGACTGAGAGTCACGTAA
- a CDS encoding GNAT family N-acetyltransferase: MQLYTERLFLRDLNFNDAQNIFAYRSDAEANKFQSWIPESREDVESFIQRNKIEFNQPESWYQVLITDRETEAVIGDIGIHFFGAENLQVELGITLNKDFQGKGYAAEALQGVIDFLFNDLGKHRIMASVDPDNSDSIRLMERIGFRKEGHFIKSLFWKNRWVDDVIYAILREEWMKK, translated from the coding sequence ATGCAACTTTATACGGAAAGATTATTTCTACGGGATCTAAACTTCAATGATGCACAAAATATTTTTGCTTACCGTTCAGATGCGGAAGCCAACAAATTCCAGAGCTGGATTCCTGAAAGTCGGGAGGATGTGGAAAGTTTTATCCAAAGGAATAAAATAGAATTCAATCAGCCGGAAAGCTGGTACCAGGTACTGATTACGGACAGGGAAACTGAAGCTGTGATCGGAGATATCGGAATTCATTTTTTTGGAGCTGAAAACCTTCAGGTTGAGCTGGGTATTACTTTAAATAAAGATTTTCAGGGTAAAGGCTACGCTGCCGAAGCCTTGCAGGGAGTGATCGATTTCCTATTTAATGATCTTGGTAAACACCGGATTATGGCTTCCGTTGATCCGGATAATTCAGATTCCATCAGATTAATGGAGCGTATCGGCTTCCGTAAAGAAGGACATTTCATAAAAAGCCTGTTCTGGAAAAACAGATGGGTTGATGACGTAATTTATGCTATCCTTCGCGAAGAATGGATGAAAAAATAA
- the bioA gene encoding adenosylmethionine--8-amino-7-oxononanoate transaminase has protein sequence MNLSERDRAVNWHPYTQMKTAEPDIPIVRGQGIYLFDETGKRYMDVVSSWWITLHGHANPYIAKRVSEQLYTLEQVIFAGFTHEPAIRLSENLLKLLPKNQEKVFYSDNGSTAVEVALKMCIQFAYNTGKKKTKILAFKNAYHGDTFGAMSVSGRSAWTQPFGEMLFEVVFIDPPTSENLNELKSIIEKHAEELACFIYEPLVQGAAGMLMHRPEDLSELMRFCRQHDILMIQDEVFTGFGRTGKLFAADYLAEQPDIMCFSKGLTGGTMPMGITTASGRIFEAFLSDDRYKTLFHGHSFTANPLACTAALASMELLLKEETVNAVETICEKHHIFSKHLMHHPKVEQVRQTGTILAWEIKNNSHTSYFNEIGKVAYREFLTRGIIMRPLGNVLYLVPPFCITPEELDVVYRNITEVLDELEVRDQ, from the coding sequence ATGAATCTATCCGAACGCGACCGTGCCGTTAACTGGCATCCTTATACGCAGATGAAAACTGCCGAACCAGATATTCCTATCGTCAGAGGACAGGGAATCTACCTTTTTGATGAGACTGGGAAAAGGTATATGGATGTGGTTTCTTCGTGGTGGATAACCCTTCACGGGCATGCCAATCCATACATCGCAAAAAGGGTATCTGAACAGCTGTATACCCTGGAACAGGTGATCTTCGCTGGCTTTACCCACGAACCGGCAATACGGCTTTCTGAAAATCTACTGAAGCTGCTGCCGAAAAATCAGGAGAAGGTTTTTTATTCCGACAACGGATCGACCGCGGTGGAAGTTGCCCTGAAAATGTGCATCCAGTTTGCCTACAATACAGGAAAAAAGAAGACCAAGATCCTGGCTTTCAAAAATGCTTATCATGGGGATACTTTCGGAGCCATGTCGGTAAGCGGAAGAAGTGCCTGGACCCAACCTTTCGGCGAAATGCTTTTTGAAGTTGTTTTCATTGATCCGCCGACTTCGGAGAATTTGAATGAGCTCAAATCGATTATTGAGAAACATGCAGAGGAACTGGCTTGTTTCATTTACGAACCTTTGGTACAGGGCGCTGCGGGAATGCTGATGCACAGGCCGGAAGATTTATCAGAGCTGATGAGGTTTTGCAGGCAGCATGATATTTTAATGATCCAAGATGAGGTGTTTACCGGTTTTGGAAGAACGGGGAAACTGTTTGCTGCCGATTATCTTGCAGAGCAGCCTGACATCATGTGCTTTTCGAAAGGGCTGACCGGCGGAACGATGCCGATGGGAATTACTACTGCTTCAGGTCGGATCTTTGAAGCTTTCTTGTCGGACGACCGTTATAAAACCCTGTTCCACGGGCATTCTTTTACCGCGAATCCTTTAGCCTGTACGGCGGCATTGGCAAGCATGGAACTATTGCTGAAAGAAGAAACGGTGAATGCTGTAGAGACCATTTGTGAAAAACATCATATCTTCTCAAAGCATCTGATGCACCATCCGAAGGTTGAACAGGTAAGACAAACCGGAACAATCCTGGCGTGGGAAATTAAAAACAACAGCCATACCTCGTATTTTAATGAGATCGGGAAAGTGGCTTACCGGGAATTTTTAACAAGAGGAATCATTATGCGTCCATTGGGAAATGTATTGTATCTTGTGCCGCCATTCTGCATTACACCGGAAGAGCTGGACGTCGTGTACCGAAATATTACGGAAGTTCTCGACGAGCTGGAAGTTCGGGATCAATAA
- the bioB gene encoding biotin synthase BioB, which yields MTNKTALRNDWAKEEIEEIYHLPLLELIYKASTIHREWHNPEEIQMSTLLSIKTGGCPEDCSYCGQAARYHTNIKVQALLPTEQVIEHAKKAKEGGSSRFCMAAAWREVRNNRDFDRVIDMVKGVNELGMEVCCTLGMLTEEQAVRLQEAGLYAYNHNLDTSEQYYEEIISTRTFDNRINTINNVRKAGITVCSGGIIGLGETHRDRISMLLTLATMPKHPESVPINALARVAGTPLQDNEKTNTWEMVRMIATARIIMPSSMVRLSAGRIEMTEFEQGWCFMAGANSIFTGERETLLVTPNPGVSEDLQLFHTLGLKPMSRQS from the coding sequence ATGACCAATAAAACTGCATTGAGAAACGACTGGGCCAAAGAAGAGATCGAGGAAATCTACCATCTTCCGCTTCTTGAACTGATTTATAAAGCTTCTACCATTCACCGGGAATGGCACAATCCTGAGGAAATCCAGATGTCGACCCTGCTTTCCATCAAAACCGGGGGCTGCCCTGAAGATTGTTCGTACTGTGGACAGGCGGCGCGTTACCACACCAACATTAAAGTCCAGGCTTTGCTTCCCACCGAACAGGTGATCGAACACGCCAAAAAAGCAAAAGAAGGCGGATCTTCCCGTTTCTGCATGGCCGCCGCCTGGAGAGAAGTGAGAAACAACCGGGATTTTGACCGGGTGATCGATATGGTAAAAGGCGTAAACGAACTCGGAATGGAAGTCTGCTGTACCTTGGGAATGCTTACGGAAGAACAGGCTGTCCGCCTTCAGGAAGCAGGATTGTATGCTTATAACCATAATCTAGACACTTCGGAGCAATATTACGAAGAAATCATTTCGACCCGTACTTTTGATAACAGGATCAACACCATCAACAATGTCCGGAAGGCCGGAATTACGGTTTGCTCAGGTGGTATTATCGGTCTGGGAGAAACGCACCGAGACAGAATATCCATGCTTCTGACCCTTGCCACAATGCCGAAACATCCGGAATCCGTTCCGATCAATGCACTGGCAAGAGTAGCCGGAACACCGCTTCAGGACAATGAAAAAACAAATACCTGGGAAATGGTGAGAATGATCGCCACTGCGAGGATCATTATGCCATCCTCCATGGTTCGGCTAAGCGCAGGAAGAATCGAAATGACGGAATTTGAACAGGGCTGGTGCTTTATGGCCGGCGCCAATTCTATTTTTACGGGAGAACGGGAAACACTTCTGGTAACGCCGAATCCGGGTGTTTCTGAAGACCTTCAGCTTTTTCATACGCTGGGGTTAAAGCCGATGAGTCGTCAATCTTAG
- the bioD gene encoding dethiobiotin synthase: MKEKLSGPIHKALFITGIGTEIGKTVCSAVLTKYFNADYWKPVQSGDLDFSDSMKIKTWVGEDVFCNPEAYRFKLAASPHQSAKEEGIMIDLNKIHLPETRNHLIVEGAGGLMVPLNDYEYMIDLIEKLDIPVALVIRNYLGCINHTLLSMMALVQKGIKIRYIILNGNFPPDTESVICKNIPPDTEIIKIPDMENITKENIERIVKTIKNDQ; the protein is encoded by the coding sequence ATGAAAGAAAAATTATCCGGACCAATACATAAAGCTCTTTTTATCACCGGAATCGGTACAGAGATCGGAAAAACGGTCTGTTCGGCTGTATTGACAAAATATTTCAATGCAGATTACTGGAAGCCTGTACAATCGGGAGATCTTGATTTTTCAGATTCAATGAAAATAAAAACCTGGGTCGGTGAAGATGTTTTTTGTAATCCCGAAGCGTACCGTTTTAAGCTGGCAGCCTCCCCGCATCAGTCGGCAAAAGAAGAAGGAATTATGATTGATTTAAACAAAATACATCTTCCTGAAACCCGGAATCATCTCATCGTGGAAGGGGCCGGAGGACTGATGGTTCCACTGAACGATTATGAATACATGATTGATCTGATCGAAAAGCTGGATATCCCGGTTGCTCTCGTCATCAGGAATTATCTCGGCTGCATTAACCATACCCTGCTGTCGATGATGGCTTTGGTACAGAAAGGAATTAAAATCCGATATATCATTCTCAACGGAAATTTTCCACCGGATACGGAGAGTGTGATCTGTAAAAATATTCCGCCGGATACAGAAATTATCAAAATTCCGGATATGGAAAACATAACAAAAGAAAATATAGAACGTATTGTAAAAACCATTAAAAATGACCAATAA
- a CDS encoding aminotransferase class I/II-fold pyridoxal phosphate-dependent enzyme, giving the protein MFSDSYFQEALQKRQQEGTLRILKSKQPGIDFYSNDYLGLAGNKDFQNILLKNITENPELLTGSTGSRLISGNSRIVEDTERFIANEHQYEASLLFSSGYNANLALFSTLLTRHDTIIVDEQIHRSVHDACKLSNAKKLKFRHNDGHDLEEILKRQTGTCYIAIESLYSMDGNIAQLKEIAEIAEKYNAGLIVDEAHAFGVFGYGLIDQHCLQSKVLATVITYGKALGSHGAAILISHLIRSYLVNFASPFIYSTSAQDFLWMSIREGYHFMKANKDLSHKLQDTIRIFRNQKLESPSSANSPIQAIIIPDNYQLRALNSALHENGFLTYAVFSPSVRAGAERLRICLHSFNGEDEIINLTRIIKEFK; this is encoded by the coding sequence ATGTTCAGTGATTCTTATTTTCAGGAAGCCTTACAGAAAAGGCAGCAGGAGGGAACATTGAGAATACTGAAATCTAAACAGCCGGGAATCGATTTTTACTCCAACGACTATCTGGGATTGGCTGGAAACAAAGATTTTCAAAATATACTTCTGAAAAACATTACCGAAAATCCGGAATTGCTTACAGGAAGCACCGGTTCGCGGCTGATCAGCGGAAACAGCAGGATCGTTGAAGATACAGAACGTTTTATTGCCAACGAACACCAATATGAGGCATCGCTGCTTTTTTCGTCAGGCTATAATGCCAACCTTGCTTTATTTTCTACATTGCTGACCCGCCATGATACTATCATTGTGGACGAACAGATTCACCGTTCGGTGCATGATGCCTGTAAACTGTCGAATGCCAAAAAACTGAAATTCAGACATAATGACGGTCATGACCTGGAGGAGATTTTAAAAAGGCAGACCGGAACCTGCTACATCGCCATCGAAAGCCTCTATTCGATGGACGGAAATATCGCACAGCTAAAGGAAATCGCTGAAATTGCAGAAAAGTACAATGCAGGACTGATTGTCGATGAAGCCCATGCTTTCGGCGTATTCGGTTACGGTCTGATCGATCAGCATTGCTTGCAAAGTAAAGTGCTGGCAACCGTTATCACCTATGGAAAAGCATTGGGAAGCCACGGCGCAGCAATCCTGATCAGCCATTTGATAAGATCGTACTTAGTGAACTTTGCTTCCCCTTTTATTTACAGCACTTCTGCACAAGATTTTTTATGGATGAGTATTCGGGAAGGCTATCATTTTATGAAAGCCAATAAAGATCTTTCCCATAAGCTTCAGGATACGATCCGGATTTTCCGTAACCAAAAGCTTGAAAGTCCTTCTTCAGCCAACAGTCCCATCCAGGCCATCATAATTCCCGATAATTATCAATTGAGGGCATTAAACAGTGCTTTACATGAGAATGGCTTTCTCACGTATGCGGTCTTCAGTCCTTCCGTGAGAGCGGGAGCTGAAAGATTACGGATCTGCCTGCATAGCTTTAACGGAGAAGATGAAATCATTAACCTCACAAGAATTATTAAAGAATTTAAGTAA
- a CDS encoding PLP-dependent aminotransferase family protein, which produces MDSPVEIPYQSFIKIDRNSEVSVYMQISNQLINAIQRGYLPFGTKLPGTRAMSKILEVHRNTAVSVYDELFAQGWVESFPNKGTFVIGKNEEQPSEIKMFEKKHLENYPKQTGFSFKISNILDNPFEQSHCEFIFNDGIPDIRLTQIDQHSRIYSSILKRKAHKIGQYNQDGSEFFKQHLSKYLNRSRGLPISKSNLLITRSTEMSIYIVSEILLSKGDTVIVGALSYFSVNMIFQKAGVNIRSVPIDQEGINVEEVRNICRQQKIRMLYLTPHHHYPTTVTLSAQRRLELLQLAEEFGFIILEDDYDYDFHYDKSPILPLASADTNGMVVYIGSFGKSLAPGFRTGFIVAPENLMAEMRKYLGIIDRQGDILMEHVLGEMIAEGEISRYLKKSLKVYQERRDYLASLLQENLAGLIHFEKPSGGLALWLEWQVPVNLMQLARSCAKNNVFIPKTLLYQNKDLTAMRLGFGNLNTEEMERSVGIFSESVKKII; this is translated from the coding sequence ATGGATAGTCCGGTTGAAATTCCTTATCAGAGTTTTATTAAAATCGACAGAAATTCGGAGGTTTCTGTCTATATGCAGATTTCAAATCAGTTAATTAATGCGATTCAACGTGGATATTTGCCTTTTGGCACCAAGCTGCCCGGAACTCGGGCTATGAGTAAGATCCTGGAAGTACACCGAAATACGGCAGTTTCCGTTTACGATGAACTGTTTGCCCAGGGATGGGTCGAAAGTTTTCCCAATAAAGGAACTTTTGTTATCGGAAAAAATGAAGAACAGCCTTCGGAAATTAAAATGTTTGAGAAAAAACATCTCGAAAACTATCCTAAGCAAACCGGTTTTTCCTTTAAAATCTCTAATATTTTAGATAATCCGTTTGAACAGTCCCATTGCGAGTTTATTTTTAACGATGGCATTCCCGATATCCGGCTGACCCAGATCGATCAGCATTCCCGGATCTACAGTTCCATCTTAAAGAGAAAAGCCCATAAGATCGGCCAGTACAATCAGGATGGAAGCGAATTTTTCAAGCAGCACCTTTCAAAATATTTAAATCGGTCTAGGGGTCTCCCAATATCCAAAAGCAACCTGCTGATCACCAGAAGCACGGAAATGAGTATCTATATTGTTTCCGAAATTCTTTTGTCTAAAGGAGATACCGTGATTGTAGGAGCGCTAAGCTACTTCTCCGTTAATATGATTTTCCAGAAAGCCGGTGTAAACATCAGGTCTGTACCAATCGATCAGGAGGGCATTAATGTAGAGGAAGTACGGAATATCTGCCGGCAGCAGAAAATCAGGATGCTATACCTTACACCACATCACCACTATCCCACTACTGTTACCCTGAGTGCCCAACGGCGGCTTGAACTTTTGCAGCTGGCTGAAGAGTTCGGTTTTATTATCCTGGAAGATGATTACGATTATGATTTCCATTACGATAAAAGCCCTATTTTGCCGCTTGCCAGCGCCGATACCAACGGAATGGTCGTGTACATCGGTTCTTTTGGGAAATCCCTCGCTCCGGGATTCCGTACCGGTTTTATTGTAGCACCTGAAAACCTGATGGCAGAAATGAGGAAATACCTCGGAATCATAGACCGGCAGGGCGACATTCTCATGGAGCATGTGCTGGGTGAAATGATTGCTGAAGGGGAGATTAGCCGATACTTAAAGAAATCGTTGAAAGTATATCAGGAAAGACGGGATTATTTAGCCTCTCTGCTTCAGGAAAATTTAGCTGGCCTTATACATTTTGAAAAACCTTCCGGTGGTCTTGCGTTATGGCTGGAATGGCAGGTTCCGGTGAATCTGATGCAGTTGGCCCGGAGCTGTGCAAAGAATAATGTGTTTATCCCGAAAACTCTATTGTACCAGAATAAAGATCTTACCGCGATGCGTCTCGGTTTTGGAAATCTCAATACAGAGGAAATGGAAAGATCGGTTGGAATTTTTTCAGAATCTGTAAAAAAGATCATATAA
- a CDS encoding ligase-associated DNA damage response exonuclease — protein MKLIKFTNKGIYCPQGKFYIDPWRPVDLAVITHGHADHARWGMKKYLCHHYTKPILYKRISEDIECQSVEYGEVINMNGVKVSFHPAGHIIGSAQIRLEYKGYVSVVSGDYKVQDDGLSTPFELVRCNEFVTESTFGLPIYNWLETEDLNKKLQSWVLRNKENQKTSIFIGYSLGKAQRIMKAVEGLGKIHVHYSIGKLNEAFETVGIKLPEYEIPDFRESVKHVQDEIVIVPPALLDSNVIKKIPNAATAICSGWMQVRGARRWRSADAGFAMSDHADWKGLLQAIKATEAELVHVTHGQTEVFSKYLNEIGIQSDVVETLYGDDDEEEVEKETIKNPEP, from the coding sequence TTGAAGCTTATCAAATTCACAAATAAAGGCATTTACTGTCCGCAGGGGAAATTTTACATCGATCCGTGGCGGCCGGTTGATCTGGCAGTAATTACCCACGGCCATGCCGACCATGCACGCTGGGGAATGAAAAAGTACCTGTGTCATCATTACACCAAACCTATTTTATACAAAAGGATCAGCGAGGATATCGAATGCCAGAGCGTAGAATATGGCGAGGTCATCAATATGAATGGTGTAAAGGTTTCGTTTCATCCCGCCGGACATATCATCGGCTCGGCGCAGATCCGCCTGGAATACAAAGGCTACGTCAGTGTTGTTTCCGGAGACTATAAAGTTCAGGATGACGGCCTGAGCACACCTTTTGAACTGGTACGATGCAATGAATTTGTAACGGAGAGTACTTTCGGACTGCCGATCTACAATTGGCTGGAAACTGAGGATCTTAATAAAAAGCTTCAGAGCTGGGTGCTGCGCAATAAAGAAAATCAGAAGACTTCCATATTCATCGGTTATTCTCTGGGAAAAGCACAGAGAATCATGAAAGCGGTAGAAGGCCTGGGAAAAATCCATGTCCACTACTCGATTGGAAAACTGAATGAAGCTTTTGAAACCGTAGGCATCAAGCTTCCCGAATACGAAATTCCAGATTTCAGGGAAAGCGTAAAGCATGTGCAGGACGAAATCGTTATTGTTCCGCCGGCTTTGCTGGATTCTAATGTGATAAAAAAAATTCCCAATGCTGCTACTGCCATCTGTTCCGGATGGATGCAGGTGCGTGGGGCAAGACGCTGGAGAAGTGCCGACGCCGGATTTGCCATGAGCGATCACGCCGACTGGAAAGGATTGCTTCAAGCCATTAAAGCCACTGAAGCGGAGCTTGTACACGTTACCCACGGGCAGACTGAGGTTTTCTCCAAATATTTAAATGAAATCGGAATACAATCTGATGTGGTAGAAACCCTTTACGGCGATGATGATGAAGAGGAAGTGGAAAAAGAAACCATTAAAAATCCGGAGCCATGA